The Tubulanus polymorphus chromosome 3, tnTubPoly1.2, whole genome shotgun sequence nucleotide sequence ATAAGCGGCCCAATACATGGCCGAAGACTTTAGGCAAGTTTGAGAACATTTGGAATGTCACAAAAGACCCAACGCCCAAAATACCGGTACCTGACGGATGAAGAACGCAGATTTGAATTGCTGTTACCATAGAAACCAATAAACAGTTAATCCCGATATTGACCAAGTACATACGAGTTATAAGTAAGtttaaagaaatatcaaaataatcaataaaaaacattaacaACATCACTATTTGAGCTAATAacctttaaaatgaatatttcatatgaaattgctattttaaaGTGAATATTACACGATTGTTGCTGCTGTAACTAGGTAACAAATGAATGTATGCATAAAATTAACGTTGCGCTATATGCGCTGCAATCCCCCAACTCAGAAAAGGTTTAGATTGTAAAATTACTCCAAACCCAAGATGAGATATTCGAATTATTTAGCAAAAGTAGTTTAAAGTGTATTTCCTTgacgaatgaaaatgaagatgttttaatttcaaaatgtctgactttaacgccccctgtaggccaaaaaacgaaaaaattgtaaaaggcATCCACCACACATGATAGCCCACATACTCTGCTATCAAATGAGCCCAGATGCCAAGCTGTAACAAAAAATGCCGTGATCGTCGAATTTTCCATGATTGGCTGGCTGACTATAGGGTGTGTGTGCTGGTATTCTGCGCGGTTGTGGACGTCAGTTTATAGGAGCAATTTTCGTATTCGTTGCCTACTTTATAATTGCGCTACCAATAGGTATACCGGTCATGTTCCTCACTGGACTCGAGGCACAAGGTAAGAATGACTGACTTTAACATTGCagagaatactttttttgttGTAGCTATTCAgtgaatatttctaaaatcatggtcatcatcttcaggatttTGGTGGGGTTCAACAATCGGCCTGTTCGTAGAATCCCTATCTTTCCTGATATTGTTCTTCAGAAGGTAGATAAAGCTTACttgcaatatatatatatatatatatatatatatatatatatatatatatatatatatatatatatatatatatatatatatatatatatatatatatatatatatatatatatatatatatattatatatatatatatatatatattctccGATTCAATAATATTTCAGGCTCAAAAACATGTTGGGCTTTCGGAAAGCTCAGACAACCTGAAGCCATCAGATGAAAAAGTGGCTAAACCTCCTAATCCCTGCGCTGAGCAGTTGGTACGATCTGATCCCGAAATCGGCGGATACACAAGCGCCGGATACGCCAGCACTGGATACGCATCAAGTACCGGATACACAAGCACAGACTATCAAACAGATACAGAAAAAACTGGTaacttatttttcatttcattaatctATCTCGGCTCCGAAATTGCATACACGCGTATCTATACCTATAGAACTGGTTCCTCACGAGATCAAAACAAAACGAAAACGTTGCGGAAAGGGAAACAATACACATCTCCTTGAGCAGGAAGTcagcaaaatattgaaatcgcTCCACAATCTACAGGGAAAATCTCGATCCGAGAACTTCTATTTCGGCGTGGTCTTACACTCGCCTTTTGCCTGTTCGTGTTGGTAATTGGAATATATTTGAGGTTCGTGTTCGTAGTCAATATACCTGACGCGGATTGTTTCAATGTTGTTAAAAACGAAACTTGATCTCATTGTATATAAAACATATCCTTATCCGGGAAACTGTGtgtaaataagattgtaactAAAATTCAACGACTCGTCATTTTTATACAACCATCATTTCGTTTCATCATATAATGTACGTATACCAATTCTAGTAGTCTTCACGTGAATTAGATATTGTTACATTAGAAGTGTATACGGCCATGTCTTATCTATTTACTGATAATCTGATTCTGTCTGGTTAGAACTATAACTGTGTAATAAACTCAATCTTCActtcaaatttgtttttcctGCCAGGATTTGAAAACAATATTGATGGtctattttaagatttgtaTGACTGTTGATAATGATACGTTGAATCTATGAACTCGTGGACTGTAACTTCATTCCTTTAAAGGTGGGTTGAGTGACGGTGTTGACTTCGGATCATGATACATACGTCCCCTTTGGTGATAGGAAAAGATTACAGGTCAC carries:
- the LOC141902161 gene encoding multidrug and toxin extrusion protein 2-like, with amino-acid sequence MRIGQFLGSGDAIGAKRSGLTCIAIGVCGAAIMSVLLATLREYLPMIFTDDSAVISYAADLLPILATYMLFNCIQGVCAGILRGCGRQFIGAIFVFVAYFIIALPIGIPVMFLTGLEAQGFWWGSTIGLFVESLSFLILFFRSWYDLIPKSADTQAPDTPALDTHQVPDTQAQTIKQIQKKLICMTVDNDTLNL